The genomic window aaatgcaTTGATCTGTTCTTGAATGGCTCTTGACTTTTTGTGATTTGGGTTTGACTGACTctcagtattttgattattctGTGAGGACAATGTTTCACTCCTCTCTGTGTTTCTATTGGATGCTGGGACTAAGTGGTCACGGTCAAGTGTTGGTGACCCAGATATACTTCCAGAGCCTTGTTCAACAGTTGATTCTGTTCCAGTTTCTTCTGATCGTCTTCCAATTTCTGTAGTTCGTGGATCAGATAGATTTTGTGGTATAGTCCTTTGTGAAGATTCATTAACTTGCTCCGAGTTTGAATGCTGATGGTTTCTTTCAATATCCGAGGTTTCATTGACTTGTTCTGTGTGTGGATGTTGGTGGTTTCCATTATGACTGTTCAGACTCCCTCCTACTGGGACATTTACACTATGCTCATTCAGTAAGGGACATTGTGGTGACATTTGCTGGTGAACTTCTCTGGGTATGTCTCCATCTCTCCATCCCCTTTTCTCCGATTTACATGCAAAGCAAATGACTAGATCATCATCTCCCTCACCTTTATAATAGAACCCCTCTTTGGCAAGCTTGATGGCGGAAACAGACCTTGAGAGGGGGAAATTTTTAAATGTCTCCAGACGAACCAGTTCTAGATTCATGGAATGGGGCCCTTCGGACAATGATAATGAttcatttgaccttgacctagaagcTTCCACGGATATATGATTGGTTGATTGCCGAGTACCGCTGGACAATTCTTTTGCCACAAACTCGTCAAGGTTTCTGGAGGTTGCTATGAGTGGATGCAGTGCAACATTTGTTCCGTCATTTTCACGAATAAAATAATCCCTGTACATAAAACTGTCCAGTAACATGTCACTTTTTCCAGCCTTTGTTCTAATTCTTTCCAAGGTTCTTTCTGAAATATCATCTTTCACAACAGCTCTTAAGCCACAAAAATCTGTTGTTGATTTTCTCCTCTTGATTTGAACTTTACTTGGAACTTTGGACAATGCTTGGCTCAAAACTGCCATTATTTGtaagaaatataaaacaaaatttacattcCTTTCTTGTGAAAGTTTGATAAGTTCTTTCTCCATAGCCTGGGTTCTTTGAGGTTTACAATGGTGACATAATACTCGATTTGTACTAGTCCTTCtgctcacatttttttttcctcttttcaATGTGGTATGTTTTCGTCCTGTACGAGATGTTATATAACTTTTACTTTGTGAACAAATTTTTCGTACCTCCTTCACTTCATTTAATATCTGTGCAAGTCGTTTGTCCATGTTTTGCAGATATTCCACCATTTTGATTTCCCCTGGCATGATGTGCATTTTTGAGGATTCCGATCCATGATTTTCGTACAACAGATGAAATGCCctcagtttttctttttctgcttGAGGCCAGCTAAGGCTTCTCTCCAAACCGGGTTTGTTCTTTATATCCATATATAGCAAATCTctgctctgaaaaaaaaacaacattgaaTGCAGATAATGTTaatcataaatataatataatatatctagaaaaaaaCTCAATTTACATTATAGTTTTTAAAGAACATATGTCCCCCTTAGGACCCTTGCATGTcatgaattaatatatatatatatatatatgaacataaACCTATAAAAATTATTCCTTATCATACAGTATCTATTTATTTAAGTGACatcaataaaagaatttaatCTTTCATCATGTTTAtactaattatatataatagtaATATAAACTGATAAGTTCTCTTTTATTTGAATTCACGATAGTTTTTTAACATAGACAACTGTAATCGTCATTTTTGGACAACCCTATACAGGTATAGGGTTCATGCAGGATATTCCATATTTACTCTGTCATACCTCGTCTGACGTATCACTGTAACTGAGGAGCTTTGAAACTTCCAATGTTATATATAAAGACCTATGACGTGACACGTCTAAAAATAGCTTATTTGTCATACTCGGCAAGCACGTGATGTTTACTGATAACATGCGAGACTGGCAATGCCTGTCTCATGCCTGTCTGTTATCACAGTTACTTTGAAATACTTTGTCCATTTCCTTCTtaattttcagtttcattttttttacctgcATGGTACtaaaaggggagggggggggagggctCCATGGTTGTAcgaaaaatatttgctgcgccaaaaagtgccccccccccccccccccgccttctCATGCTACTTACCTGTATCTGTTTCATTCTCTCATCGTGTAAGCGAAGCTTATGTAGCACGGCCTCTGGTGAGAATTagtatttgtttattatatcaatctgattaaaattcgATCCGCTCCTTGTTTTTTTATGCAACAGAAAAACAAGGAGCGGATCGAGGAtctataattttaattagattgggacgtataaaatttaaaatttatgatattGTCCCTAGCTGATACTAACATTTTATCCATTGTTTACACTATTTGGAAAGCTTATATATAGCGATTATACGGAACATACACAATACACGCATGAACGATTATCCATAAGAATATTTACTACGTATAGACTcctccaaaaaatcttgacaagcaaaaaaaaaaagaaaaggaaaactttcccaaaatcttaaaaatcctaacccgggggggggggggggggggggagggggctggCGTAGTTTTTAGCTTCAATTTCGCACCtcaatttcatatcaattttttacatactcccataaaagtggggggggggggcaactccatgataattctattttttatatgtaaatttttaaaaatgtgttgctgcgagaaaaagtgggggggggggggggcaggcccccctgccccccccccccccccgatgctacgtgcctgagtcctacagagagagagagagagagagagagagagagagagagagagagagagagagagagagattttcttaCCGGCAGCCACAATGCGGGGTTTTATACTTTATATAGTGGATTAATAGGGGTTTTcgaatttataacatttttaaacgcAATTCATTGACCTTGACCGAAATAAACAACCGTGACCCAAATAAACAACCTACGTGTATTATATAATTGTACTGAAGAATATAATTAATCAATACAACACATAGAGTAATAGCTGAGTACATGactatatcatatgaaatatagTTCACTACCTTTTGATGCAATCGATTGTCCGCAACAGATGTGCCCTTCACATATTCAGAAATTGTTTCTACTGATATGAAAAAGGCTCTCCCACGACCATTGAACTGAACTACGAATGAGAGGCCTAGGAGACAGCGGGACCAGTACAGACGGAGTTAAAACGGGAAATACCTCAAACATTATCTGCATTTTTATGTCAGATGAAATTAAATTCACAACCGcgcaaaagaaaatatgaatgaTTTTGGCCATGTTGAGCTCTGATTATGATTTACTTATATTCCTCATTTCTAAAATCCTTACATTCCCAGTTTCACGAATAAACtgaacatgttgataatcatcttcgctagccaagggttttcggtccactttgctccgagcaaagtggaccgaaaacccttggctagcgaagatggttgATAATCTTCAGTTtcgattttaaaatagaattaggGAATACCTATATATAGTACAGCCAATCGTTTAAGTGCctatattaattgaaaaaaaagtacacACATACGAactaatttaattatttcaaacaattttacatattaataaaGTATAGCGAAACATTTTGATCAATGGGACGTGCatggatttttttctcaatGACAAAAATCTAGTGAGTTCTGTCAATCGATCGGAACTCCTCGGATTCGTCGTTGAGCGTGGGAGACAGCAGAGGAGTTCTGAttgattatttgtaaacaaacagaTTTCTATCGCCTTCGATGACCCATATGTTTCATGCAGGAATAGTGCCATTTACCTGAATAGGAGCATAATAACCAGATCCACAGAAAACATTAACATATTAAACATGTAGGTATgtcaaacatattttatatatactggtatataattGGCATTTTTCCAACATTGCACAACAATTTGTAAACATGCATAGATGATGCaatattttgaaagatattttctttaatacatAGTCAATTGAAGCTGGTAGTGATGTTTCGCTCTGGTTAAGACAggggacatacatgtacagtacatgtacctgtaccaGGCTTAAATATTGGGTAAGTATACATggcatatgtgtacatgtactaaaatagtatatatatatatatatatatatatatatatatatatatatatatatatatatatatatatatatatatatatatatatatatatacacacacacaaaatatgtaccaaactttaaaatcttaatacaaaacataaaacattttcaatagcACTTGAAagtgattttaataattttacatggTAACTTATAATAAGTTATCGcgattgaaatgattttttaaaacaaaatccaGAAAGTTccttaaaaaacacaaaaaaacaaaacttgatGAATATAACTATGAGCACATTTTACCGATTGAGAAAGAGCCGGAAGGAGCCAACAACCGAACATTTTCTAATTATATAACCGCTAAAAATTTAGACATTggtatatgcatatatatatacataacttACCAATTAAATGTATATAGTGATTAATCAGAATATTGAGATACGATTTATATATAGCTGATCCATAATTGCGTCAATCGATAATCAATAATTCTCAGTTTTGTTTTCCATTCTCTTTGAAGCTGTTATTTGAAATGTTCATTACGTCAATGTGAACTAAGTTCTTTATTAATGACGATTACTgcaaattgaatgaaaatgtgtgCTAAGTTTAACCATATTTAGTAAAATGTTCGCTTTCGGTCTCTTCGCCCCCTCTGTACGGCCCCTTTTaccattaaaagtttaaaaccaAAGATGTCTTAACTGTCAAACATTGTATACAATTAATccatacaaaaaatatacaagaaaGGTTCGTAGACGTTGTGTGTAGTATTTCAGTATAGACAAAGCGCTGTCCTACCAGGTTAGCCACAACTTTACGTTAAAACTAGACGCTTAATACTTCACGAAGTATCATAATGTTAAACTTAACGAGTAAAGACTGAGCACACATTTACAAAGTATAGAGTACTAGTCAGAATTGTTTGGGTGTAAGCTGCTGACAATTGTTTATCACATAAGAGCTAGAGGAGGGAGAGGAGGCGTGTGGAATCggtttttttaaggaaaaaaaggAAGCAGacaacttttcaaaattatgaCAATCCTAAGCTGTATGGGGGTGGGAGTGGGAGGGAGGGGggcttggggcgaatacactctaaaaaaagttttactatacatttttaaaataagaatttgaattaagaaaaactataaatattaaGTAATACAATTAGTCAGAATAGCAAGTAAAAGGCAATCTCCTTTAGTAATTGGAATCGTAATTAGTAAATACCACTAATACAATtacttatgatttattttactcatcatttctgcaattacttaaatgtatatacagattggttatttatttactcaatttaatacttattttaagtaatcaaaatcattttgttataagtaatttaattacttttagtagactatttacttttttgcaattactaaaatgtatataaatatgttttttatttactcaatataattctcaattcaagtaattaaattcatttattttcattagtttATCTAATATGGTTTGTTATAGGTAATTTAATTACTTGTAGTAAACAAATTTATTACTCactatttacatctttttttgcaattactaaaatgtatataaatacttgttatttatttactcaATATAATTCTCAATTCAagtaatcaaattcatttattttaaaatattctataattaattaatagcaATACTtatctttatatctaaataatttacttatttCATACCAGTATGGTTTAGCAGGTTTACCCATATGTTTTTTACTTGTTGTAGACATATTATTCTCCAAATATTATATAACATGTCTAAAATTCTGTTTCCTTGCACTCGCTGATAACTGTGAACTAAGAAAATTTtagggaaaaaaaaaacaccagacAACTGAGTAAATCAATAAATCTGTAATACCATAACACATATAAATAAACTGGCTAACAAAATGTTATGTGTACAAGGTTTCTAATTTGACTAGCTTGGATTTACAACAAATGTGCACTTGAGAGAAAGCAGTAATTACTTCAAGCAATCATAAGCATTGCAATTAATTTTCCAGATAAgaaagttctttaaaaaagcTACAGTATATAGAAAATCTGTTGGTAATAATTGCAATTTAAAgctttactgaaaaaaaaataatggatagaAAAATcgtatttcacatttttatataCACTTGAAAGGAAAATCTCTCGTTTCCTTCACAACAACCAAAATATTAGTTGTATAACATACCTcaacattgcatttttaaacattttgcagGATATGCATGGCAAAATACGTAATGACTCACaactatatgtacattgtaaacaatCAAACTATTCAAACATGCACGGAAATATAAATAACcatgtaaaaacaataaaaataaggaaaaaatatatacttaggaagaaattaaattaattccagataattttatatttaacaacttaaatcagaaaataaggcccattatttaataaaatgacgtTAATTTGTACAACATTTTAAAGCAACGTCAATTTTGCAGAGAGTTTGCTGCAAATTTGCGACAAACAGTTGCAAGCTTACAGATAAACATAGCAACTTTAAGATATTAcaacataaaaacaattaataaacacttataatcatttaataatgagttactcatacatgtactatgctttttaatcaatttacaaATAACTTCTACTGGTGATTAACAAAGATGTTTAACTTAAACAGTTGCAGCAAAATTAGAGATAAAGGACACAAGATAAAATTATCAACTttaaattttgcacattttataaatttcaaaaataaacacaaaattgatgaacaaacCATAGGCATaatgaaatttgacaaataGTACTCAACCAATTGGTGATGATTTGTTGCTGCAGATTGATAAACTTGAATGCAGTTTGATCACAACATGCATGCACAGATGGACTTGGATTAAAGTTCACAATGAGCGAAGTTCAAACCATATAGTTCACAATTAAGCCCTGCAAGGTCACTGGTCATATTACAATTAATCACGGCAATCTTTAAGGCATTCTTGATGTCTTTTTTATGACAGTCTCCTGTATGTGCTCTCCGATATAATTTCACAAATAAACAATATCACACAAATATCCGAATATCACAATAATGTCCACAATGGATAATGGAATGGTCAGACTTCAGCACTGTTGTTTATATGCTTTTCTACGTAGTCTTACACAAATTCTGTCTTCACTCTTTTTTGTTTGCATCATTTGATCACAAAATCAGTGAGTTAGTTGTTCATGCAAGGTTTTCTTTAGGTCTCTGTAACCCGGTCACCAGGGCAGACACCTATTGggaagataaatggatttcatataagcacaatttttttcaaatttaaaagcaGTTTCTAAGAAATACAAGTTAGTCtatcatatatatacttacTCCATCTACTGATCTTTTAATCAATATAGCTACAAATTTGCACTACTAACTCTGACTATGTGAGTAGAAcatgaattcttttatttaagtaataaaaatgtaagtcatataaaatgtacttaTACACTATGTAATGATAATTCACTAAATTTGgcgttgtttaaataaattttgaatttaaattatttgttcatGCATCACAACAATGTCAATAACTATAACAAGCCTTTTGATTGATTCGACACCTGGCATTGTCATAGGGATGGCCTTAAACTGTTAAACCATAGGCgtcagaaccccccccccccactttttttgcaaagttagacctaatcATTAgggacatagcatcatagagggttcagcccccccccccattttctcGCAGCaatgataattgttcctaaatttaccttgaaagattgagaggttggagtcataggcatactagccccccccctcccccccccccctccacggattaggaatttcatgttttgggtaaaaaaaatctggtaggtaagattttttttttggaagtataagtataccccccccccctccgcacggattaggatttccatgattttgggaattagtgggtttttttctcaattttctgaggattagtctacccccccccccccccccaactttcaatttgcttccgacgctaGTGTAAACTCATTATAAAAGATCACAgtctttcgttttatattccaATAACTGTTTAAACTGTCATTCAacgaatatattttcattacttcacttactttttcaaaaacgtgctCATGATCATGCACGAGATGGTGCATGCAGTGGCCTTGGGTGTTGAGACTCGATTCATTGACTTATATTCGTCCTCTGTTTACATGGTTTAGCCGTGGATATTCCAAAAGTAAATACTCCATTGACAATCATTCTTTTACCTTGTGCACAGCCTTATTcccttattttcattcaatttaccACATCGGTGATGGCAGACAACATGGCAGCATCGAATGTGAAAATTGGCGGCTAGCTATTAATCGACCAATCAGCGCGCGCGTAGCTTTACattgaaacaaaagtaaaagtagaaACAAACACTGAACAGACTACGAAAAAATTCTTCAATCTTCATGGTTCAACATCAAGCGGTTTAGACACTCCAATATAAGTTAACTGATATTTAAACGTAGGAAAAAAGAATATAGCATAACAAAAGAACAGACAGGTTGGTGTTCACGTAATACGTGGGGtctgaaggggggggggggggggtcattttgccttttatgtaataaaacatCATGCGATTAAAGTTGATCTTATATTCGTAATAATAGAAATTTTTATTGAGACTATCTTAGAAttatataattcataatatacTTATATAGTAAGTCTTTTTTTGCTTTAAGTATATGATAGTTCTTTATCATAACAAATATCAGTAAAGGAATTACTTAGTAAATCATGTTAAGTATATGATAGTGCCTTATCATAACAAATATCAGTAAAGGAATTACTTAGtaaatcatgttttgtttttagtaaATGATTGTCCCTTTTTTCATAACAATAATCAGTAAAAAGGAATTACTTAGTAAAACATTTCTACACATTAAgtaaatgtaagtaaaatatttttatttagtaatTAACATGAAGTTcagtaattgttttaaatttgtaagtAAATGTTAAGTAATTACCTTTTACttattaatatgattttaagtaaaaaatgattactaagtaaaactttttttagagTGTAGCGCAATGTTTCACTGAATTTCCTTACTTTCACTTCAATTTTTCTTATTCCCATGCACCCAAaaagagtgggggggggggggggggcttcatctttattcacttttttatatgcaaatttaagaaaaatgtttgctcCGTGAAAAAATAGATGAGGCAGGGAGCTGATATTACGTgcctggagagagagagagagagagagagagagagagagagagagagagagaggagagagagagagagattttcatttataatttttaaacaacctCTCAATAAAGGCATATTTTAGATATCTGTATCCAAACACACAAACCACCCAAtgagtttaaataaataaaaaccctTGTCTTTTCATTAAAGTTTAGAATAATTCTATTATACTAGTACGACAACAAAGTATGTTTCAAACCGAAAATCTCCCGCATCGGATAGACAGCTCAACCCGATGTCGTAAGATCAGATGTGTAAATGTAATTCATGCAGCTAGCCTAACAAAATTATAATGTTagcttaaaatgttaaaattgcataggcctatatatatcaaataccTCAGACGTTTTTCCTCCTCCTCCCAAATGCATGTGCGTACGATGAACGTCTTGTACGTCTTTTTATATAGACAATGGCATTTAAAGCATGTggttgtatatatatacatg from Magallana gigas chromosome 9, xbMagGiga1.1, whole genome shotgun sequence includes these protein-coding regions:
- the LOC105334815 gene encoding baculoviral IAP repeat-containing protein 2 isoform X2, which gives rise to MHLGGGGKTSESRDLLYMDIKNKPGLERSLSWPQAEKEKLRAFHLLYENHGSESSKMHIMPGEIKMVEYLQNMDKRLAQILNEVKEVRKICSQSKSYITSRTGRKHTTLKRGKKNVSRRTSTNRVLCHHCKPQRTQAMEKELIKLSQERNVNFVLYFLQIMAVLSQALSKVPSKVQIKRRKSTTDFCGLRAVVKDDISERTLERIRTKAGKSDMLLDSFMYRDYFIRENDGTNVALHPLIATSRNLDEFVAKELSSGTRQSTNHISVEASRSRSNESLSLSEGPHSMNLELVRLETFKNFPLSRSVSAIKLAKEGFYYKGEGDDDLVICFACKSEKRGWRDGDIPREVHQQMSPQCPLLNEHSVNVPVGGSLNSHNGNHQHPHTEQVNETSDIERNHQHSNSEQVNESSQRTIPQNLSDPRTTEIGRRSEETGTESTVEQGSGSISGSPTLDRDHLVPASNRNTERSETLSSQNNQNTESQSNPNHKKSRAIQEQINAFLRNLDPLGINFDRAKYPAYAVLATRVSSFQDWPTSLTQTPQVLALAGFFYAGYGDYTRCFFCGGGLRNWEPGDDPWTEHARWFPKCAFVRQNRGDEFVALVQIRHQELEALEAMGEGATAASSVEQSSSVEQNGGLSSGSRQSDITAFPSFQSVLEMGYSESEIREAFNQLRGTKDPEDITGMDLMEVILSKEDRNNGLDIPPPIHSPRPANESQSRNPSVDHNTPDIFQGGQLEAAIWPTPQETSESGAHEKTQKNQDKDAATSNTEEKFDSLNDALAPAMSLEDTRSLMEENKKLRDLRMCKICMENDASIAMLPCGHLCCCADCAPAMRKCPICRQFVKGTVRTWLA
- the LOC105334815 gene encoding baculoviral IAP repeat-containing protein 2 isoform X1, giving the protein MTNKLFLDVSRHRSLYITLEVSKLLSYSDTSDESRDLLYMDIKNKPGLERSLSWPQAEKEKLRAFHLLYENHGSESSKMHIMPGEIKMVEYLQNMDKRLAQILNEVKEVRKICSQSKSYITSRTGRKHTTLKRGKKNVSRRTSTNRVLCHHCKPQRTQAMEKELIKLSQERNVNFVLYFLQIMAVLSQALSKVPSKVQIKRRKSTTDFCGLRAVVKDDISERTLERIRTKAGKSDMLLDSFMYRDYFIRENDGTNVALHPLIATSRNLDEFVAKELSSGTRQSTNHISVEASRSRSNESLSLSEGPHSMNLELVRLETFKNFPLSRSVSAIKLAKEGFYYKGEGDDDLVICFACKSEKRGWRDGDIPREVHQQMSPQCPLLNEHSVNVPVGGSLNSHNGNHQHPHTEQVNETSDIERNHQHSNSEQVNESSQRTIPQNLSDPRTTEIGRRSEETGTESTVEQGSGSISGSPTLDRDHLVPASNRNTERSETLSSQNNQNTESQSNPNHKKSRAIQEQINAFLRNLDPLGINFDRAKYPAYAVLATRVSSFQDWPTSLTQTPQVLALAGFFYAGYGDYTRCFFCGGGLRNWEPGDDPWTEHARWFPKCAFVRQNRGDEFVALVQIRHQELEALEAMGEGATAASSVEQSSSVEQNGGLSSGSRQSDITAFPSFQSVLEMGYSESEIREAFNQLRGTKDPEDITGMDLMEVILSKEDRNNGLDIPPPIHSPRPANESQSRNPSVDHNTPDIFQGGQLEAAIWPTPQETSESGAHEKTQKNQDKDAATSNTEEKFDSLNDALAPAMSLEDTRSLMEENKKLRDLRMCKICMENDASIAMLPCGHLCCCADCAPAMRKCPICRQFVKGTVRTWLA
- the LOC105334815 gene encoding baculoviral IAP repeat-containing protein 2 isoform X3; translation: MDIKNKPGLERSLSWPQAEKEKLRAFHLLYENHGSESSKMHIMPGEIKMVEYLQNMDKRLAQILNEVKEVRKICSQSKSYITSRTGRKHTTLKRGKKNVSRRTSTNRVLCHHCKPQRTQAMEKELIKLSQERNVNFVLYFLQIMAVLSQALSKVPSKVQIKRRKSTTDFCGLRAVVKDDISERTLERIRTKAGKSDMLLDSFMYRDYFIRENDGTNVALHPLIATSRNLDEFVAKELSSGTRQSTNHISVEASRSRSNESLSLSEGPHSMNLELVRLETFKNFPLSRSVSAIKLAKEGFYYKGEGDDDLVICFACKSEKRGWRDGDIPREVHQQMSPQCPLLNEHSVNVPVGGSLNSHNGNHQHPHTEQVNETSDIERNHQHSNSEQVNESSQRTIPQNLSDPRTTEIGRRSEETGTESTVEQGSGSISGSPTLDRDHLVPASNRNTERSETLSSQNNQNTESQSNPNHKKSRAIQEQINAFLRNLDPLGINFDRAKYPAYAVLATRVSSFQDWPTSLTQTPQVLALAGFFYAGYGDYTRCFFCGGGLRNWEPGDDPWTEHARWFPKCAFVRQNRGDEFVALVQIRHQELEALEAMGEGATAASSVEQSSSVEQNGGLSSGSRQSDITAFPSFQSVLEMGYSESEIREAFNQLRGTKDPEDITGMDLMEVILSKEDRNNGLDIPPPIHSPRPANESQSRNPSVDHNTPDIFQGGQLEAAIWPTPQETSESGAHEKTQKNQDKDAATSNTEEKFDSLNDALAPAMSLEDTRSLMEENKKLRDLRMCKICMENDASIAMLPCGHLCCCADCAPAMRKCPICRQFVKGTVRTWLA